A window from Urocitellus parryii isolate mUroPar1 chromosome 1, mUroPar1.hap1, whole genome shotgun sequence encodes these proteins:
- the Hspa9 gene encoding stress-70 protein, mitochondrial — protein MISASRAAAARLVGAAASRGPTAARHQDGWNGLSHEAFRFVSRRDYASEAIKGAVVGIDLGTTNSCVAVMEGKQAKVLENAEGARTTPSVVAFTADGERLVGMPAKRQAVTNPNNTFYATKRLIGRRYDDPEVQKDIKNVPFKIVRASNGDAWVEAHGKLYSPSQIGAFVLMKMKETAENYLGHTAKNAVITVPAYFNDSQRQATKDAGQISGLNVLRVINEPTAAALAYGLDKSEDKIIAVYDLGGGTFDISILEIQKGVFEVKSTNGDTFLGGEDFDQALLRHIVKEFKRETGVDLTKDNMALQRVREAAEKAKCELSSSVQTDINLPYLTMDASGPKHLNMKLTRAQFEGIVTDLIKRTIAPCQKAMQDAEVSKSDIGEVILVGGMTRMPKVQQTVQDLFGRAPSKAVNPDEAVAIGAAIQGGVLAGDVTDVLLLDVTPLSLGIETLGGVFTKLINRNTTIPTKKSQVFSTAADGQTQVEIKVCQGEREMAGDNKLLGQFTLIGIPPAPRGVPQIEVTFDIDANGIVHVSAKDKGTGREQQIVIQSSGGLSKDDIENMVKNAEKYAEEDRRKKERVEAVNMAEGIIHDTETKMEEFKDQLPADECNKLKEEISKMRELLARKDSETGENIRQAASSLQQASLKLFEMAYKKMASEREGSGSSGTGEQKEDQKEEKQ, from the exons ATGATAAGCGCTAGCCGAGCCGCAGCAGCCCGCCTCGTGGGCGCCGCAGCTTCCCGGGGCCCCACGGCCGCTCGCCACCAG gatggTTGGAATGGCCTTAGTCATGAGGCTTTTAGGTTTGTTTCAAGGAGAGATTATGC ATCAGAAGCAATCAAGGGTGCAGTTGTTGGTATTGATTTGGGTACTACCAACTCCTGTGTGGCAGTTATGGAGGGTAAACAAGCAAAG GTGCTGGAGAATGCTGAAGGTGCCAGAACCACCCCTTCCGTTGTTGCCTTTACAGCAGATGGTGAACGACTTGTTGGGATGCCAGCGAAGCGACAGGCTGTCACCAACCCAAACAATACATTCTATGCCACCAAGCGTCTCATTGGCCGGCGATACGATGACCCTGAAGTACAGAAAGACAT TAAAAATGTTCCCTTCAAAATTGTCCGTGCCTCCAATGGTGATGCTTGGGTTGAGGCTCATGGAAAACTGTATTCTCCAAGTCAAATTGGAGCATTTGTGTTGATGAAGATGAAAGAAACTGCAG AAAATTACTTGGGTCACACAGCAAAAAATGCTGTAATCACAGTCCCTGCTTATTTCAATGACTCACAGAGGCAG GCCACTAAGGATGCTGGCCAGATATCTGGACTGAATGTGCTTCGAGTGATTAATGAACCCACAGCTGCTGCTCTGGCCTATGGTTTAGACAAATCTGAAGACAAAAT caTTGCTGTGTATGATTTAGGTGGTGGCACTTTTGACATTTCTATCCTGGAAATACAGAAAGGCGTGTTTGAGGTGAAATCCACCAATGGGGACACTTTCCTTGGTGGTGAAGACTTTGACCAGGCCTTGTTACGACACATTGTGAAGGAGTTCAAGAGAGAG ACAGGGGTTGATTTGACCAAAGACAATATGGCACTTCAGAGGGTTCGAGAAGCTGCTGAGAAGGCTAAATGTGAACTCTCCTCATCTGTGCAG ACTGACATCAATTTGCCATATCTTACAATGGATGCTTCTGGACCCAAGCATTTGAATATGAAGCTGACCCGGGCTCAATTTGAGGGGATTGTCACTGATTTAATCAAGAGGACCATTGCTCCATGTCAAAAAGCTATGCAGGATGCAGAAGTCAGCAAAAGTGACATAGGAGAAGTGATTCTTGTTGGTGGTATGACTAGAATGCCCAAG GTTCAGCAAACTGTGCAAGATCTTTTTGGCCGAGCCCCAAGTAAAGCTGTTAATCCTGATGAAGCTGTGGCCATTGGAGCTGCCATTCAAGGAGGTGTATTGGCTGGTGATGTCACAGATGTACTGCTCCTGGATGTCACGCCTTTGTCTCTGGGCATTGAGACTCTGGGAGGTGTCTTTACCAAACTTATTAATAGAAACACCACTATTCCAACCAAGAAGAGTCAG GTGTTTTCTACTGCTGCTGATGGACAGACTCAAGTGGAAATTAAAGTGTGTCAAGGTGAGAGAGAGATGGCTGGAGACAACAAACTTCTTGGACAGTTTACTTTG ATTGGAATTCCCCCTGCCCCTCGTGGAGTCCCTCAGATTGAAGTTACCTTTGATATTGATGCCAATGGGATCGTACATGTTTCTGCAAAAGATAAGGGCACTGGACGTGAGCAGCAGA TTGTAATCCAGTCCTCTGGTGGATTAAGTAAAGATGATATTGAAAATATGGTTAAAAATGCAGAGAAGTATGCTGAAGAAGACCGGAGAAAGAag GAACGAGTTGAAGCAGTTAACATGGCTGAAGGAATCATTCATGACACAGAAACCAAGATGGAAGAATTCAAGGACCAATTACCTGCTGATGAG tgCAACAAACTTAAAGAAGAGATATCCAAAATGAGGGAGCTCCTGGCTCGAAAAGACAGTGAAACGGGAGAAAACATCAGGCAGGCAGCATCCTCCCTTCAGCAGGCATCATTAAAGCTCTTTGAAATGGCATACAAAAAG ATGGCATCTGAGAGAGAAGGCTCTGGAAGTTCTGGCACTGGGGAACAAAAGGAAGATCAAAAGGAGGAGAAACAGTAA